The Chryseolinea soli genome contains a region encoding:
- a CDS encoding RNA polymerase sigma-70 factor: protein MVLRYKGMVTLPEEDMIRAIRDGDKVAFQQVFYACYDGLCQYACTMLKDMDEAEDVVQAMFVKVWEKRESLGIQTSMRSYLFRSVYHQCLNQLEHRAIKWKHQEQGAYDKLGEVQQPEVFPEELEERIKAAIGELPEQCRIIFMMSRYEEMKYAEIAARMNLSVNTIENQVSKALKILRGRLKDNFV from the coding sequence TTGGTTTTACGTTACAAAGGGATGGTGACTTTGCCCGAGGAGGATATGATCAGGGCCATTCGTGATGGCGATAAGGTCGCTTTTCAGCAGGTGTTTTATGCTTGCTACGATGGCCTGTGTCAGTATGCCTGCACGATGCTGAAGGATATGGACGAGGCCGAGGATGTGGTGCAAGCCATGTTTGTGAAGGTTTGGGAGAAGCGCGAGAGCCTGGGGATCCAGACGTCGATGCGGTCGTATTTGTTCCGGTCGGTGTATCACCAATGCCTGAACCAGTTGGAGCACCGTGCCATCAAGTGGAAGCACCAGGAGCAGGGCGCCTACGACAAACTGGGCGAGGTGCAACAACCCGAAGTGTTCCCGGAAGAATTGGAGGAGCGCATCAAGGCGGCCATCGGCGAACTGCCAGAGCAGTGCCGGATCATTTTTATGATGAGCCGTTATGAGGAGATGAAGTATGCCGAGATTGCGGCCCGGATGAACTTGTCGGTGAACACGATCGAGAACCAGGTGAGCAAGGCATTGAAAATTTTGAGAGGGCGGTTAAAAGATAATTTTGTTTAA
- a CDS encoding FecR family protein, protein MKENESAITDELIVRYLAGEASPEEAMAVQDALTDLKFQSRFAALQSTWAATHPGKTTHQVYAAEAWLAIEDRLTRRPLQKVKTSPEEKKSRALRFSHRAFRIAASLLLLAIAGVVLYNMLTSPDEALTYVTTQGKVQHVDLPDQSVATVFRNSKLSYAADFNSHHREVSLLEGEVFFNVTHDRKHPFIIHTAVADIKVIGTAFNVTLNGDAVEVSVKEGKVQVYTKTDSTFLEAGVTGVAQKAGLIQTQDSVNSNAWGYATHRFVFKDTPLREVIRDLEKAYPYTINVSDQAINNCRLTATFENDSAENLLNLMAESLNLSVTSSGGVYTLEGEGCP, encoded by the coding sequence ATGAAGGAAAATGAAAGCGCCATAACCGATGAGCTGATCGTGCGGTATCTCGCCGGCGAAGCTTCCCCCGAAGAGGCGATGGCTGTGCAGGATGCATTGACGGATTTGAAATTCCAGTCGCGCTTTGCCGCACTGCAGAGCACGTGGGCGGCCACCCACCCGGGGAAAACAACACACCAAGTTTACGCAGCCGAAGCCTGGCTGGCCATCGAGGACCGGCTGACGCGGCGACCACTTCAAAAAGTAAAGACCTCGCCGGAAGAAAAAAAGTCGCGTGCGTTGCGCTTCAGTCATCGCGCGTTCCGCATAGCCGCGTCGTTGCTGTTGCTGGCGATAGCGGGCGTTGTGCTGTATAACATGCTGACCTCGCCGGATGAGGCGTTGACCTATGTGACCACCCAGGGAAAAGTGCAGCATGTGGACCTGCCGGACCAATCGGTGGCCACCGTGTTTCGAAACAGCAAGCTCTCGTATGCCGCCGATTTCAACAGCCACCACCGCGAAGTTTCGTTGCTGGAAGGCGAGGTGTTTTTCAACGTGACCCACGACCGCAAACACCCGTTTATCATTCACACCGCGGTGGCCGATATCAAAGTGATTGGCACAGCCTTTAACGTGACGTTGAACGGCGATGCCGTGGAGGTGTCGGTGAAGGAGGGTAAGGTGCAGGTCTATACGAAAACCGACAGCACCTTCCTGGAGGCCGGCGTGACGGGGGTGGCCCAAAAGGCCGGTCTCATCCAAACCCAGGACTCCGTGAACAGCAACGCCTGGGGCTATGCCACACACCGGTTTGTATTTAAAGACACCCCCCTGCGCGAAGTGATTCGCGACCTGGAAAAGGCCTATCCGTATACCATAAACGTATCGGACCAAGCCATTAATAATTGCAGGCTAACGGCTACTTTTGAGAATGATTCTGCCGAAAATCTGCTAAATTTAATGGCGGAATCTTTAAACCTTTCCGTAACAAGCAGTGGAGGCGTCTATACATTGGAGGGCGAAGGCTGCCCGTAA
- a CDS encoding STN domain-containing protein: MVIWISADVRGQAVDDILTKGISLSYQDKRFHDVVEDLERVTGLHFIYSSDKIEVNGRVTLSAHRHSLDEVLAQLGKQMNLAFKVQGKYVVIKTLPPAPVISKSIVPATPARVSEPVEDLQYTTSLIANPSFDTRDFSAATLSYPQVKKDLQTLQVYFDSDLLQKIPPQYIRRIGQRQRLGWFASGGFMMNDYSIGAVFQAGMRSLYFVMGSSWMTDSRYHGSYGLGSSIKIARNFSVNPALTFSPMKETNKHTTNFYGHKVDENVQLKAGHWQMKWMVQYALGRHINLNFGPTINRLHTSFTTKDVSLSRYTQVAGFVGDPQGFSAYGREPATQPMVTTVIVVDSHQKQYQTLQYWVGWEASVSYRINFSGRR, translated from the coding sequence ATGGTGATCTGGATATCGGCAGATGTCCGGGGACAGGCCGTGGACGATATTCTGACAAAAGGAATCTCCCTTTCCTATCAAGACAAACGTTTTCATGACGTGGTGGAAGACCTGGAACGTGTGACAGGCCTTCATTTTATTTATAGCTCCGACAAGATCGAAGTAAACGGCCGCGTTACGCTGTCGGCCCACCGCCACTCGCTCGATGAAGTGCTGGCGCAGTTAGGCAAGCAAATGAACCTGGCGTTTAAAGTCCAGGGCAAGTATGTGGTGATCAAAACCCTTCCGCCTGCACCCGTAATTTCAAAATCCATTGTCCCTGCAACGCCTGCTCGCGTCAGTGAACCGGTAGAAGATCTTCAGTACACCACTTCGCTTATCGCGAACCCATCCTTCGATACGCGCGATTTTTCTGCGGCAACACTGTCTTATCCACAAGTGAAAAAAGATCTGCAAACGTTGCAAGTATATTTTGATTCGGATCTGCTGCAAAAAATTCCGCCGCAATACATTCGCCGGATCGGGCAGCGTCAGCGGCTGGGCTGGTTTGCCAGCGGTGGGTTTATGATGAATGACTACTCGATCGGCGCGGTGTTCCAGGCCGGGATGCGTTCGCTTTATTTTGTGATGGGCTCCAGTTGGATGACCGACAGCCGATACCACGGGTCTTATGGCCTAGGATCGTCGATAAAAATTGCCCGTAATTTCTCCGTCAATCCGGCCCTCACGTTTTCGCCGATGAAGGAGACCAACAAGCATACCACCAACTTCTATGGGCACAAAGTGGACGAAAATGTGCAACTCAAGGCGGGTCACTGGCAGATGAAATGGATGGTGCAGTATGCGCTGGGCCGTCATATCAATCTTAATTTCGGCCCGACCATTAACCGGCTGCACACCTCCTTTACGACAAAGGATGTGAGTCTGTCGCGCTACACACAGGTGGCGGGTTTTGTGGGAGACCCGCAAGGTTTTTCGGCCTATGGCCGCGAGCCCGCGACGCAGCCGATGGTGACCACCGTGATCGTTGTGGATAGTCATCAAAAGCAATATCAAACCCTGCAATATTGGGTGGGCTGGGAGGCCAGCGTTTCTTACCGCATAAATTTTTCGGGCCGCCGATAG
- a CDS encoding DUF763 domain-containing protein, with protein MPKLHFNNVRSADLPLHYGQVPPWLAQRMSLLGGAIVESIVLEYGKGAVLSRLSDPFWFQAFGCVLGMDWHSSGITTSVMGALKRAVNPKFKDLGIYICGGKGRHSRQTPLELMQLSDKTGLDGDALVRSSKLTAKVDNTAIQDGFQLYLHTFVVSDTGEWTVVQQGMNDANGMARRYHWHSEKVKSFVENPHTFIYGKNQGEILNMTDVEAARAKASMLEIVKEKPSVMLPEIQRIVMPSHHDVRAKDVNLKRLGSVLNLAQDRSLLDFESLLLLEGVGPRTIQSLALVSEVIYGAPSRFTDPARFSFAHGGKDGHPFPVPTKVYDETINILKTSVEKAKIGDADKQAAIKSLTVVAQRMEQDFEPDPGAFDKVIAQERAESYKHGGRTVFGKAKPPADKDQLKLF; from the coding sequence ATGCCGAAGCTGCATTTTAATAACGTACGTTCTGCGGATCTGCCTTTGCATTATGGGCAGGTGCCGCCTTGGTTGGCGCAGCGGATGAGCTTGCTGGGCGGGGCGATTGTGGAGTCGATCGTGCTGGAGTATGGAAAGGGGGCGGTGTTAAGCCGGTTGAGTGACCCGTTTTGGTTTCAGGCGTTTGGGTGTGTGCTGGGGATGGATTGGCATTCGTCGGGGATCACCACGTCGGTGATGGGGGCTCTGAAGCGCGCCGTCAATCCGAAATTTAAAGATCTGGGAATTTATATCTGTGGCGGCAAGGGACGACACTCGCGGCAAACGCCCTTGGAGTTGATGCAACTTTCCGACAAGACCGGGTTGGACGGTGATGCGCTGGTCCGGAGCAGTAAGCTCACGGCCAAGGTAGACAACACGGCCATCCAGGATGGGTTTCAGCTCTATCTTCACACGTTCGTGGTTTCCGACACCGGCGAATGGACGGTGGTGCAACAGGGCATGAACGATGCCAACGGCATGGCCCGCCGCTATCACTGGCATTCGGAGAAAGTCAAGTCGTTTGTCGAAAATCCGCACACGTTCATCTACGGAAAAAATCAAGGCGAGATCCTCAACATGACCGACGTGGAGGCTGCCCGTGCCAAGGCTTCGATGCTGGAGATCGTGAAAGAAAAACCCTCGGTGATGTTGCCGGAGATCCAGCGCATCGTGATGCCCTCGCACCATGATGTCCGGGCGAAAGATGTTAATCTCAAGCGGCTGGGAAGTGTTTTGAACCTGGCGCAAGACCGGTCGCTGCTTGACTTCGAATCGCTGCTGCTATTGGAAGGCGTCGGCCCGCGCACGATCCAATCGCTGGCGTTGGTCAGCGAAGTGATCTACGGTGCGCCGTCGCGGTTCACCGATCCCGCGCGGTTTTCTTTTGCACACGGTGGCAAAGACGGCCACCCGTTCCCGGTTCCCACCAAGGTCTATGACGAGACCATCAACATTCTGAAGACATCCGTAGAGAAAGCAAAGATCGGCGACGCCGACAAACAAGCCGCCATAAAAAGTCTGACGGTGGTGGCGCAGCGGATGGAGCAAGATTTCGAACCCGATCCCGGAGCATTCGATAAAGTGATCGCCCAAGAGCGGGCCGAGTCCTACAAGCACGGGGGCCGCACGGTCTTTGGAAAAGCAAAGCCTCCCGCAGACAAAGATCAACTCAAGCTATTTTGA
- a CDS encoding MFS transporter: protein MTAPTQTLALNNPKIIRAWYMYDWANSVYSLVIATAIFPIYYKAVAVDGNGSDMVNFLGFTIQNSVLYSYALSFSFLVVAAMLPLLSGAADYIGNKKIFMKCFVWLGSMGCIGLFFFDDITMLGWGIFCSIVASIGYSGSLVFYDAFLPEIVTEDRYDVTSARGYSMGYYGGVLLMVICLVLIMNAQAFGLGATPGEASTLATKISFILVGLWWIGFSQIPFRVLPDNPFNKKPTGNIWTNGYKEIRSVWRSLEYQPQLKRYLFAFFFYNMGVQAVMYLATLFGTDVLHLKDQSLIAIVVIIQIVGAMGAYLFARLSRRLGNRLSLLVMIVIWIGVCISAYLITTEYQFYGLAFVVGMVMGGIQSLSRATYSKLIPQNTTDHASYFSFYDVTYNVSIVIGTFSYGFVDQITGSMRYSALALGVYFLIGFFILSTVRAKEIQAAQVR from the coding sequence ATGACCGCCCCAACCCAAACGCTCGCGCTAAACAACCCGAAGATCATCCGCGCCTGGTACATGTACGACTGGGCCAATTCTGTTTATTCGCTCGTCATCGCCACCGCGATCTTCCCCATCTACTACAAGGCGGTTGCCGTGGATGGCAACGGGAGCGACATGGTGAACTTCCTGGGATTCACCATTCAGAATTCCGTGTTGTACTCTTATGCCTTATCGTTTTCCTTTCTCGTCGTGGCCGCGATGTTGCCTTTGCTATCCGGTGCTGCCGATTACATTGGCAACAAGAAGATCTTTATGAAATGTTTTGTGTGGTTGGGCAGCATGGGCTGCATCGGTCTTTTCTTTTTTGATGATATCACGATGTTGGGATGGGGCATTTTTTGCTCTATCGTCGCCAGCATTGGCTATTCCGGTAGCCTGGTGTTCTACGATGCCTTTTTGCCGGAGATCGTCACCGAAGATCGCTATGACGTGACCAGCGCACGGGGCTATTCCATGGGGTATTATGGCGGCGTGCTGCTCATGGTGATCTGCCTGGTCTTGATCATGAATGCGCAGGCCTTCGGGCTGGGGGCCACGCCCGGCGAAGCCAGCACATTGGCCACGAAAATATCGTTCATATTGGTCGGGCTTTGGTGGATCGGATTTTCACAAATACCGTTCCGCGTGCTGCCCGACAACCCCTTCAACAAAAAGCCTACCGGCAACATCTGGACCAACGGATACAAGGAAATACGGAGCGTTTGGAGAAGCCTGGAATATCAACCGCAGTTGAAGCGCTACTTGTTTGCATTCTTCTTCTACAACATGGGCGTGCAAGCCGTGATGTACCTGGCCACGTTGTTTGGAACGGATGTGCTCCATTTAAAAGATCAAAGTCTTATCGCCATCGTGGTCATCATTCAAATCGTTGGTGCAATGGGAGCCTATTTGTTCGCGCGTTTGTCGCGCCGGTTAGGCAACCGTCTTTCGTTGTTGGTGATGATCGTGATTTGGATCGGGGTGTGCATCTCGGCCTACCTCATTACCACGGAATATCAATTCTATGGACTGGCCTTTGTGGTGGGCATGGTGATGGGGGGCATTCAATCGCTGTCGCGCGCAACCTACTCCAAGCTGATCCCACAAAACACCACGGACCACGCTTCCTACTTCAGTTTCTATGATGTTACCTACAACGTCTCGATCGTGATCGGCACATTCTCGTATGGCTTCGTGGATCAAATCACGGGGAGCATGCGCTATAGCGCCCTGGCGTTGGGCGTGTACTTCCTTATCGGTTTCTTTATTTTATCGACCGTGCGGGCGAAAGAGATCCAGGCGGCGCAGGTCCGTTAG
- a CDS encoding AMP nucleosidase, whose amino-acid sequence MKTKQDIVENWLPRYTGQPLSHFGEYILLTNFDNYVTMFAAWHNVPVNGHDRAMRSATAEGITIINFGMGSPNAATIMDCLSAIKPKAALFLGKCGGLKKNDIGDLVLPIAAIRGEGTSNDYFPPEVPALPAFALQKAISTTIRDHKQDYWTGTVYTTNRRVWEWDEEFKSYLRKIRALAIDMETATIFSTAFSNKIPTGALLLISDQPMVPEGVKTEASDSVVTKTFVELHLKIGIDSLKQLINNGMTVKHLRY is encoded by the coding sequence ATGAAGACGAAACAAGATATTGTTGAAAACTGGCTGCCGCGCTACACCGGGCAGCCGCTGAGCCATTTCGGCGAATACATCCTGCTGACCAACTTTGACAACTACGTAACCATGTTTGCCGCCTGGCACAACGTGCCGGTGAACGGCCACGATCGTGCCATGCGCAGCGCCACCGCCGAGGGCATCACCATCATCAACTTCGGCATGGGCAGCCCCAACGCCGCCACCATTATGGACTGCCTCAGCGCCATCAAACCCAAAGCCGCCTTGTTCCTCGGAAAATGTGGCGGATTGAAAAAGAACGACATCGGCGACCTCGTGCTCCCCATCGCGGCCATCCGCGGCGAAGGAACCTCCAACGACTACTTCCCTCCCGAAGTGCCGGCCTTGCCCGCGTTTGCTTTGCAGAAAGCCATCTCCACTACCATCCGCGATCACAAACAAGATTACTGGACCGGCACCGTCTACACCACCAACCGGCGCGTGTGGGAATGGGACGAAGAATTCAAAAGCTACCTGCGCAAGATCCGCGCGCTGGCCATCGACATGGAAACGGCGACGATCTTCTCCACGGCATTCTCCAATAAAATTCCAACGGGAGCCCTATTGCTCATTTCCGATCAACCCATGGTACCCGAGGGCGTGAAGACCGAAGCCAGCGATTCGGTGGTGACCAAAACGTTTGTAGAGCTGCACCTCAAGATCGGCATCGACTCGTTGAAGCAATTGATCAACAACGGCATGACCGTGAAGCACCTGCGCTACTAA
- a CDS encoding type I restriction enzyme HsdR N-terminal domain-containing protein translates to MVKLNLPDFEYVLKKEEGKLLILDSIRKKYLVLTPEEWVRQHFVNYLIQTLQYPRSLIRIEGGLQFNRLQKRSDIVVFDREGKPWMVIECKAPDLAMSQQTLRQASVYNHSLKAKYLVITNGLQHICCATDWDANTTAVLEEMPAYNG, encoded by the coding sequence ATGGTCAAGCTCAACCTTCCCGATTTTGAATATGTCCTAAAAAAAGAGGAGGGCAAGCTTTTGATCCTCGACAGCATCCGCAAAAAATATCTGGTGCTGACACCGGAGGAATGGGTGCGGCAACATTTCGTGAACTACCTCATCCAAACCCTGCAATACCCGCGGTCGCTCATCCGGATCGAAGGCGGACTTCAATTCAACCGGCTGCAAAAACGTTCCGACATCGTGGTCTTCGATCGGGAGGGCAAACCTTGGATGGTCATCGAATGCAAGGCTCCCGACCTGGCCATGAGCCAGCAAACCCTGCGGCAAGCGTCGGTCTACAACCACTCGCTCAAAGCCAAATACCTCGTCATCACCAACGGCCTCCAACACATCTGCTGCGCCACCGACTGGGACGCCAACACGACGGCGGTACTGGAAGAAATGCCAGCCTATAACGGCTGA